The following are encoded together in the Osmia lignaria lignaria isolate PbOS001 chromosome 6, iyOsmLign1, whole genome shotgun sequence genome:
- the vtd gene encoding RAD21 cohesin complex component verthandi, with product MFYAHFVLAKKGPLARIWLAAHWDKKLTKAHVFETNIEKSVDGILQPKVKMALRTSGHLLLGVVRIYSRKAKYLLADCNEAFVKIKMAFRPGMVDLPEEHREAAVTAITLPEVFHDFDTAMPELKDVDIEAQFSLNQSRAEEITMREDYGSLALVSHDQGFGDMSFDAEPPELLRHAGAVEPSLDQTHMLFTDGPGIEATLEPKEKEPVPGPSVTAQAMDIDMPIRDDGFGGHLGQDIISGGLFEGGLFDEAPMGEVPVPEVSAVTEAQEPGVVPGAPPSVHDESEEEMGDRFGGPPSPMGGMSSDESRPVSPAATGEEAEGRSSVASRRFTPAPPTIPEERPMEAIEEAPPLQDQTTLLHDEEESFALAPVDASALKGFTKAKRKRKLIVDEVKNISGEEMKAQLSDTSDIITTLDLAPPTKRLMHWKETGGVEKLFALPGRPIPARVLFKNYQRHLTSKSYDHEDFGRLAGEEEGMPLEQMREPVEVESFEQSIISKRMGRKRKAPFEEEVRPPPPAPVPPPVEAAPEAIEVPSIVAQPSLPPPESPVPPPEVSLPTEPSLAEISGVVPPVEEVEMAPPAAEAPMLPSEIPEITPTEAVAAPEEPTPTIPTEPEVTAAPSAEMPQMENMGYDQAQLQVPTYPGYDEHPPPPHTPAISERGPATPWNHEDYEFPPSVGPEEQQIDETYEQFEERVLNKRAAHMYQVIKSKLETKDRLTLSEMAYKNNRKQVAQKFYTLLVLKKFQVLELYQERPYTEIVVNKGPKFENPAL from the exons ATGTTTTACGCACATTTTGTGTTGGCCAAAAAGGGGCCGCTGGCTCGTATTTGGTTAGCCGCTCATTGGGACAAGAAATTAACAAAAGCTCATGTATTTGAAACGAACATTGAAAAATCTGTAGATGGTATATTACAGCCAAAG gtAAAAATGGCTCTAAGAACCTCAGGCCATTTATTATTGGGTGTCGTAAGGATATACTCACGGAAGGCTAAATACCTTTTGGCTGATTGTAATGAAGCAtttgtcaaaataaaaatgGCCTTCAGGCCAGGCATGGTCGATCTGCCAGAAGAACATAGAGAAGCTGCTGTAACAGCTATAACATTACCTGAAGTTTTTCATGATTTTGATACAGCAATGCCAGAATTAAA GGATGTTGATATTGAAGCACAGTTTAGTTTAAACCAATCTCGGGCAGAAGAAATAACCATGAGAGAAGATTATGGTAGCCTGGCTTTAGTTTCTCATGATCAAGGATTTGGTGATATGAGTTTTGATGCGGAACCACCAGAATTACTGAGACATGCTGGTGCTGTAGAACCATCACTGGATCAA ACTCATATGTTATTCACTGATGGGCCAGGAATCGAAGCAACTTTAGaaccaaaagaaaaagaaccagTTCCAGGTCCATCAGTAACAGCACAAGCTATGGATATAGACATGCCTATTAGAGATGACGGCTTCGGTGGACATCTTGGACAAGATATTATAT CGGGAGGTCTGTTTGAGGGTGGTTTATTCGATGAAGCACCAATGGGTGAAGTACCTGTACCTGAGGTTAGTGCAGTAACAGAAGCACAAGAACCAGGTGTAGTCCCTGGTGCTCCACCCTCTGTTCACGATGAATCTGAAGAAGAAATGGGAGATCGCTTTGGAGGACCACCATCTCCAATGGGAGGAATGAG TTCTGATGAATCCAGACCCGTTTCCCCAGCCGCGACCGGAGAAGAAGCAGAAGGAAGATCAAGTGTTGCAAGTCGGCGTTTTACACCTGCTCCGCCTACTATTCCCGAAGAGCGTCCAATGGAAGCTATCGAAGAAGCTCCACCGCTACAGGACCAAACTACATTGTTACACGATGAAGAAGAAAGTTTTGCTCTTGCGCCAGTTGATGCATCTGCTCTAAAAG gaTTCACAAAAGCTAAACGTAAGCGTAAGCTTATCGTGGATgaagtaaaaaatatttctggtGAAGAAATGAAAGCACAATTATCAGACACGAGTGATATTATTACAACTTTGGATTTGGCACCACCCACGAAAAGATTGATGCACTGGAAGGAAACTGGCGGAGTTGAAAAATTGTTTGCTTTACCTGGAAGACCAATACCGGCACGTGTATTATTTAAG AATTATCAACGACACTTAACAAGCAAGTCCTATGACCATGAAGACTTTGGACGTTTAGCAGGTGAAGAAGAGGGTATGCCCTTGGAACAAATGAGAGAACCCGTGGAAGTAGAATCATTTGAACAATCTATTATAAGTAAACGCATGGGTCGTAAACGAAAAGCACCATTCGAAGAGGag GTAAGGCCACCACCTCCTGCGCCAGTACCTCCTCCAGTGGAAGCCGCCCCCGAAGCAATAGAAGTTCCAAGCATAGTTGCCCAACCAAGTCTTCCTCCCCCGGAATCCCCAGTACCACCTCCGGAAGTATCTTTACCAACGGAACCATCGTTAGCCGAAATCAGTGGCGTAGTGCCTCCTGTAGAAGAAGTAGAAATGGCACCACCAGCAGCTGAAGCACCTATGCTTCCCTCAGAAATACCTGAAATTACTCCAACCGAGGCTGTTGCCGCACCTGAAGAACCAACTCCAACCATTCCAACAGAACCGGAAGTTACAGCTGCGCCATCAGCTGAAATGCCTCAGATGGAAAATATGGGCTATGATCAG GCTCAACTTCAAGTACCCACCTATCCCGGATATGATGAACATCCTCCACCACCCCACACGCCTGCTATATCCGAAAGAGGGCCCGCGACTCCATGGAATCACGAAGACTACGAATTCCCACCATCTGTTGGACCT gaagaacaacagatAGATGAAACTTATGAACAGTTTGAAGAACGAGTTCTTAACAAAAGAGCAGCACACATGTACCAAGTTATTAAAAGTAAACTAGAAACCAAAGATAGGTTGACGCTATCGGAAATGGCATACAAAAATAATCGTAAACAG GTTGCACAAAAATTCTATACCTTATTAGTTCTTAAAAAGTTCCAAGTATTAGAACTGTATCAAGAACGCCCGTATACTGAAATTGTAGTCAACAAAGGACCAAAATTCGAAAATCCTGCATTGTAA
- the LOC117601272 gene encoding NADH dehydrogenase [ubiquinone] 1 alpha subcomplex assembly factor 4, which produces MGKVYSYFSRPLRTFNIENRTERILAKSKPTPAPQYPYVKKQKEIVDKLYPNFMETHLKKDTQLDDRLKQVFVESDNQKVEVSPSTKSLPQDRSQTPLFEYGVYVSDVIPEGKCSLRQALDFISKHNENPTEYSAKQIAQEYKLDKQVVENILKHFKIPNVKQLKRRQIDWTPVEKTD; this is translated from the exons ATGGGAAAAGTATATTCCTATTTTTCACGTCCACTTCGTACATTTAACATTGAAAATCGTACGGAGCGGATTCTTGCAAAATCGAAGCCTACTCCTGCACCTCAGTATCCATATGTAAAGAAACAAAAGGAAATAGTAGATAAAT TGTATCCAAATTTTATGGAAACCCACTTAAAGAAGGATACACAGTTGGATGACCGATTAAAACAAGTTTTTGTTGAGTCTGATAATCAAAAG GTTGAAGTATCACCTTCAACTAAATCATTACCACAAGATAGAAGTCAAACTCCTCTGTTTGAATATGGTGTTTATGTATCAGATGTAATTCCTGAGGGTAAATGTTCCTTAAGGCAAGCATTGGATTTTATTTCCAAGCATAATGAAAACCCTACTGAATATTCTGCGAAGCAAATAGCTCAAGAATACAAATTAGATAAACAAGTAGTGG aaaatattttaaaacattttaaaatcCCTAATGTTAAGCAACTTAAACGGCGGCAAATTGATTGGACTCCAGTTGAAAAGACAGACTAG